The Methylomonas koyamae genome has a segment encoding these proteins:
- the purE gene encoding 5-(carboxyamino)imidazole ribonucleotide mutase — MTALIGIIMGSTSDWETMQHAAQTLEHLDIPHEVEVVSAHRTPDKLFRYAETAESKGLEVIIAGAGGAAHLPGMTAAKTALPVLGVPVQSKALNGMDSLLSIVQMPAGIPVGTLAIGKAGAINAALLAAAIVSNKHPQYRSALDAYRQQQTDSVIATPDPRQVAG, encoded by the coding sequence ATGACCGCATTGATAGGCATCATCATGGGTTCCACATCCGACTGGGAAACCATGCAGCATGCTGCGCAGACCTTGGAACATCTGGACATTCCGCACGAAGTGGAAGTGGTATCGGCCCACCGCACCCCCGACAAACTGTTCCGCTATGCCGAAACCGCCGAGAGCAAAGGTCTGGAAGTCATCATCGCCGGTGCCGGCGGCGCCGCGCATTTACCGGGCATGACCGCGGCGAAGACCGCACTGCCGGTGCTGGGGGTACCGGTCCAATCCAAAGCCTTGAACGGCATGGACTCGCTGTTATCCATCGTGCAAATGCCGGCCGGGATTCCGGTCGGCACTTTGGCGATCGGCAAGGCCGGCGCCATCAATGCCGCACTGCTGGCAGCCGCCATCGTCAGCAACAAACATCCGCAATACCGGTCGGCGCTGGATGCCTACCGCCAACAGCAAACCGATAGCGTCATCGCTACGCCCGATCCGCGGCAGGTGGCCGGATGA
- the ccmA gene encoding cytochrome c biogenesis heme-transporting ATPase CcmA — MDNLQHAALEVRDLSCFRDERLLFSALSFEVQAGQSLLLEGANGSGKTTLLRILCGLREADSGQIIWCGQPADRSSYYRDMAYVGHADGTKKELTVLENLNFALALGAPGKYRIDEALDKVRLAGFDDNPVHTLSAGQKRRLSLARLLITQNLLWILDEPFTSLDKHGIALIESLIADHIGHGGIAVLTSHHDLRMADLNLKRIHLQACH; from the coding sequence ATGGATAACTTGCAACACGCGGCGCTGGAAGTCAGGGATTTGTCCTGCTTTCGCGACGAACGCTTGTTGTTCTCGGCATTGAGTTTCGAGGTGCAGGCCGGGCAATCGCTGTTACTGGAAGGGGCCAACGGCAGCGGTAAGACCACGCTGTTGCGCATCCTGTGCGGATTGCGCGAAGCCGATTCCGGCCAAATCATCTGGTGCGGGCAGCCGGCCGACCGAAGTTCCTATTACCGGGATATGGCCTACGTCGGCCATGCCGACGGCACCAAGAAAGAATTGACGGTGTTGGAGAATCTTAACTTCGCGTTGGCGTTGGGCGCTCCGGGCAAATACCGAATCGATGAGGCTCTGGACAAAGTCCGGCTGGCCGGTTTCGACGACAATCCGGTGCACACCTTGTCGGCCGGACAAAAACGGCGCCTGTCTTTGGCCCGGTTGTTGATTACCCAAAACCTGTTGTGGATACTCGACGAACCTTTCACCTCATTGGATAAACACGGTATCGCCTTGATCGAATCGTTGATTGCCGACCACATCGGCCACGGCGGTATCGCCGTCTTGACCTCGCACCACGATCTGCGCATGGCGGACCTGAATCTGAAACGTATCCATCTGCAAGCATGTCATTGA
- the ccmB gene encoding heme exporter protein CcmB yields MSLIRAFLAIIRRDLLLAFRRRAEMANPLFFFVLVVTLFPLAIGAQPNLLQAMAPGVIWVSALLATLLSLDSLFRSDFEDGSLEQMLLSPHALSVLVLGKIVAHWLVTGLPLLLVAPLLALFLGLPEQAMGTLWLTLILATPLLSLIGAIGVALTVGLRRGGMLLSLLVLPLYVPVLIFASGAVDRAAGGLPVGAQLNILLAMLLAALALAPLPASIALKMSVN; encoded by the coding sequence ATGTCATTGATCCGCGCCTTTCTGGCCATCATCCGCCGCGATTTATTGTTGGCGTTTCGGCGCCGGGCCGAAATGGCCAATCCGCTGTTTTTCTTCGTGTTGGTGGTGACCTTGTTTCCGCTGGCGATCGGTGCCCAGCCCAATTTGCTGCAAGCGATGGCGCCGGGCGTAATTTGGGTATCGGCCTTATTGGCGACTTTGCTGTCTTTGGACAGTTTGTTCCGCAGCGATTTCGAGGACGGCTCGTTGGAGCAAATGCTGCTTAGCCCGCATGCCTTGTCGGTGTTGGTGTTGGGCAAAATCGTCGCCCATTGGTTGGTTACCGGGCTGCCGTTGTTGCTGGTGGCACCGCTATTGGCCCTGTTTCTGGGATTGCCGGAGCAGGCGATGGGAACTTTATGGCTTACGTTGATCTTAGCTACTCCATTATTGAGCCTGATCGGCGCAATCGGCGTCGCGTTGACGGTGGGTTTGCGCCGCGGCGGCATGCTGTTGTCCCTGTTGGTATTGCCGTTATACGTACCGGTGCTGATTTTCGCCAGCGGCGCGGTCGACCGTGCGGCCGGCGGCCTGCCGGTCGGCGCCCAATTGAATATTTTGTTGGCGATGTTGCTGGCGGCTCTGGCCCTGGCTCCCTTGCCGGCTTCCATTGCGTTAAAAATGAGTGTTAATTGA
- a CDS encoding bifunctional diguanylate cyclase/phosphodiesterase produces MQTLIGRYEMVTELKSVPVAGTDSHSRPIRSANLIKRIVFGLAALNLLVLAGGGIALFESREHAVQLASVSAGNLAHTLEYSISGLVDAIDLALQSTADEIEHTPPSHAHFAELFRQQQKRLPDLISLRVYDASGATVYRTGDPAPPQASAGDRSIFNRHQANPGSGLLISPTPLEPRNGQTALLFSRPLAAADGAFAGAVMATLRLKDLNELLLAVDIGRHGEVVVMDRNLAAISRYPEPADGNQAVQSVSAEFSRALERDSAAGHYRSASDRGDGIARQHVYLEFERYPLLVDVGLAEDEFLRVWHKQLWIFLAIAGLFLVASCSYALTLIRSLRRQHADAEKLRGLFELSPLGIALNDLNGRFVEFNDAFCRICGYTAEELANLDYWTLTPSKYREQEAEQLEQMQRTGYYGPYEKEYLCKNGKLKPLRLNGMLITGSDGQRYIWSIVEDITQLRQNEEEMKIAATVYQASSEGMMVLDNGNRIISVNPAFTAITGYSAAEVVGHNPRILNSDLHNDHFFQALWQTVADTGAWQGEVWNRRKSGEIFLQWLSINTVFATDGAVQRRVAMFSDITEKKKSDDLIWRQANYDSLTDLPNRQMVRERLETEIKQCKAERKQLALLFIDLDRFKEVNDTLGHDVGDSLLVEAARRMSACVRDSDTVSRLGGDEFMVVLSGLDDSECVPRIAGHLLEALAAPYRLDDELAYISASIGITIYPTDATDFSVLLRNADQAMYAAKRQGRNCYHYYTTAMQDAANSRARLSNDLHQALAEKQFEVYYQPIVELATNSVHKAEALIRWQHPTLGQISPAKFIPIAEDTGLIVEIGDWVFRQAAAQAVRWRNLLDPEFQISVNKSPVQFRADHGSHLSWFGHLRDLGLAGSSIAIEITEGLLVEASDKIRGQLLAFRDQGTQVALDDFGTGYSSLAYLKKFDIDYLKIDQAFVRNLANDSSDMALCEAMIVMAHKLGIKVIAEGVETAEQCALLKQIGCDYGQGYLFARPMPADACEAALLQGRPGPA; encoded by the coding sequence TTGCAGACTCTCATTGGCCGCTACGAAATGGTGACAGAACTGAAATCGGTGCCGGTTGCCGGGACGGACTCGCACTCCCGCCCGATCCGCTCTGCCAATCTAATCAAACGCATCGTATTCGGTTTGGCGGCGCTGAATCTGCTGGTTTTGGCCGGCGGTGGTATCGCTCTGTTCGAAAGCCGCGAACACGCCGTGCAATTAGCGAGCGTCTCGGCGGGTAACCTGGCGCATACGCTCGAATATTCGATTTCAGGCTTGGTCGATGCCATCGATCTGGCTTTGCAGTCCACGGCCGACGAAATCGAACATACCCCGCCAAGCCACGCCCATTTTGCCGAGCTGTTCAGACAGCAACAAAAGCGCTTGCCAGACTTGATCAGCCTGCGGGTTTACGATGCATCCGGCGCAACGGTTTACCGTACCGGCGACCCGGCTCCGCCACAGGCGTCCGCCGGCGACCGTTCGATTTTCAATCGGCACCAAGCCAATCCCGGAAGCGGCTTGCTTATCTCGCCAACCCCGCTCGAGCCGCGCAACGGCCAAACAGCACTGCTGTTTTCGCGACCGCTCGCCGCTGCCGACGGCGCTTTTGCCGGTGCCGTCATGGCAACCCTGCGATTAAAGGACTTGAACGAATTGTTATTGGCGGTCGACATCGGCCGCCACGGCGAAGTCGTAGTCATGGACCGCAACCTGGCGGCGATCAGCCGTTATCCGGAACCGGCCGACGGCAATCAGGCCGTACAAAGCGTATCCGCCGAATTCAGCCGGGCCTTGGAACGCGACTCGGCGGCCGGCCATTACCGCAGCGCAAGCGATCGCGGCGACGGCATCGCCCGGCAACACGTTTATCTCGAATTCGAACGCTACCCGCTGCTGGTCGACGTCGGGCTGGCCGAAGACGAATTCTTGCGCGTTTGGCACAAACAACTCTGGATTTTTCTGGCCATAGCCGGCTTGTTCCTGGTCGCCTCCTGCTCGTACGCCCTGACCTTGATCCGCAGCCTGCGCCGGCAGCACGCCGACGCGGAGAAACTGCGCGGCCTGTTCGAATTATCGCCGCTGGGTATCGCCCTGAATGACTTGAACGGCCGTTTCGTCGAATTCAACGACGCGTTCTGCCGCATTTGCGGCTATACCGCCGAGGAATTGGCCAACCTCGATTACTGGACGCTGACGCCAAGCAAATACCGCGAGCAAGAGGCGGAACAACTCGAGCAAATGCAGCGCACCGGCTATTACGGCCCTTACGAAAAAGAGTATTTGTGTAAAAACGGCAAACTGAAACCGTTACGGCTGAACGGCATGTTGATTACCGGCAGCGACGGCCAGCGCTACATCTGGTCTATCGTCGAGGACATTACCCAACTCCGGCAGAACGAGGAGGAAATGAAGATTGCCGCTACGGTCTATCAAGCCAGCAGCGAAGGCATGATGGTATTGGACAACGGCAATCGCATCATTTCGGTCAATCCGGCGTTCACGGCGATTACCGGTTACAGCGCCGCGGAAGTGGTCGGCCACAATCCGCGCATATTGAATTCCGACCTGCACAACGACCATTTTTTTCAGGCCTTATGGCAGACCGTCGCCGACACCGGCGCCTGGCAGGGCGAGGTCTGGAACCGGCGCAAGTCCGGCGAGATTTTTCTGCAATGGCTATCGATCAACACCGTATTCGCTACAGACGGCGCGGTGCAACGCCGGGTCGCGATGTTTTCCGATATCACCGAAAAGAAAAAAAGCGACGACTTGATCTGGCGCCAGGCCAACTACGACAGTCTGACCGACCTTCCCAACCGGCAGATGGTGCGCGAGCGGCTGGAAACCGAAATCAAGCAGTGCAAGGCGGAGCGCAAACAACTGGCCTTGTTGTTCATCGATCTGGACCGGTTCAAAGAAGTCAACGATACGCTAGGCCACGACGTCGGCGACTCGCTGTTAGTCGAAGCCGCCCGGCGCATGTCGGCTTGCGTGCGCGACAGCGATACCGTATCCCGCCTGGGCGGCGACGAATTCATGGTCGTGCTGTCCGGCCTGGACGATAGCGAATGCGTGCCGCGCATTGCCGGCCACTTATTGGAAGCCTTGGCGGCGCCCTACCGGCTCGACGACGAATTGGCTTACATCTCGGCCAGTATCGGCATCACGATCTACCCGACCGACGCGACCGACTTCTCGGTCCTGCTGCGTAACGCCGACCAAGCCATGTACGCCGCAAAACGCCAAGGCCGCAATTGCTACCACTATTACACCACTGCGATGCAGGATGCGGCCAACAGCCGGGCCCGGCTGTCGAACGACTTGCATCAGGCCTTGGCCGAAAAGCAATTTGAGGTTTATTACCAACCCATCGTCGAACTGGCAACGAATTCGGTGCATAAAGCGGAGGCCTTGATTCGTTGGCAGCATCCGACCCTCGGCCAAATCAGCCCGGCCAAATTCATTCCGATTGCCGAAGATACCGGCCTGATCGTCGAGATCGGCGACTGGGTGTTTCGCCAGGCCGCGGCACAAGCGGTGCGTTGGCGCAACCTGCTCGACCCGGAATTCCAAATCAGCGTCAACAAATCGCCGGTTCAATTCAGAGCCGACCACGGCAGCCATCTGTCGTGGTTCGGACATTTGCGGGATTTAGGCTTGGCCGGAAGCAGCATCGCCATCGAAATTACCGAGGGCTTGCTGGTCGAGGCCAGCGACAAGATCCGCGGCCAATTGCTGGCTTTCCGGGACCAAGGCACCCAGGTGGCTTTGGACGATTTCGGTACCGGCTATTCCTCGTTGGCGTATCTGAAGAAATTCGATATCGACTATTTAAAAATCGACCAGGCCTTTGTCCGCAATCTGGCCAACGACTCCAGCGACATGGCACTGTGCGAAGCTATGATCGTCATGGCGCATAAACTAGGTATTAAAGTGATCGCGGAAGGCGTCGAGACTGCAGAACAATGCGCGTTATTGAAACAAATCGGCTGCGATTACGGCCAGGGCTACCTGTTTGCCCGGCCGATGCCGGCCGACGCCTGCGAAGCCGCGCTATTGCAGGGACGGCCCGGTCCGGCTTAA
- a CDS encoding 5-(carboxyamino)imidazole ribonucleotide synthase, with amino-acid sequence MKVGILGGGQLARMIALAGYPLGLKFIVLDPDANAGAAGLSEHLLGAYDDPALLAELAEKADVVTYEFENVPAHVAEFLSSHTLVYPPAGALAVAQDRLLEKNFFRELGIGTAPFAAVDSLADLENAMADIGYPAILKSRRMGYDGKGQAVLRSAADLAAAWDSMQGAAAIVEGFVDFQREVSIIAARSPSGEIAYYPLSENRHRGGILRIAECCDKDPAQSLAEDYVRRLLEKLDYVGVVALELFDAGGTLLANEFAPRVHNSGHWTIEGSETSQFENHLRAILNLPLGSTAPRGYAAMVNFIGGLADDAQLLNIANAHLHLYDKVPRKGRKVAHATIRTDSEAAYRAGLQQLADLAAAADNS; translated from the coding sequence ATGAAGGTAGGCATTCTGGGTGGCGGCCAGCTCGCCAGGATGATTGCCCTGGCCGGCTATCCGCTGGGCCTGAAATTCATCGTCCTCGACCCCGACGCCAATGCCGGCGCCGCCGGCCTGAGCGAACATTTGCTCGGCGCTTACGACGACCCCGCCCTGCTGGCGGAATTGGCCGAGAAAGCCGACGTGGTGACTTACGAATTCGAGAACGTGCCGGCCCACGTCGCCGAATTTTTATCCAGCCATACGCTAGTCTATCCGCCGGCCGGCGCGTTGGCGGTGGCGCAGGACCGTTTGCTGGAAAAAAATTTCTTCCGCGAGTTGGGGATCGGCACCGCGCCGTTTGCCGCCGTCGATAGTCTGGCGGACTTAGAAAACGCCATGGCGGATATCGGCTATCCGGCCATTTTGAAAAGCCGGCGCATGGGTTACGACGGCAAGGGCCAAGCCGTGTTGCGGTCGGCGGCCGATTTGGCTGCGGCCTGGGACAGCATGCAAGGCGCCGCCGCTATCGTCGAAGGCTTTGTCGATTTCCAACGCGAGGTCTCGATCATTGCCGCCCGCAGCCCGTCCGGCGAAATTGCCTATTACCCGCTGTCCGAAAACCGCCACCGCGGCGGTATTTTGCGCATCGCCGAATGCTGCGATAAGGATCCGGCTCAATCCCTGGCCGAAGATTACGTCAGGCGTCTGCTGGAAAAACTCGATTACGTCGGCGTCGTCGCGTTGGAATTGTTCGATGCCGGCGGCACATTGTTGGCCAACGAATTCGCGCCCAGAGTCCACAACTCCGGCCATTGGACCATCGAAGGCAGCGAAACCAGCCAATTCGAAAACCATTTGCGGGCGATTCTAAATCTGCCGCTGGGCTCGACTGCACCGCGCGGTTACGCCGCTATGGTGAATTTCATCGGTGGCCTCGCCGACGACGCCCAATTGCTGAACATAGCCAACGCCCATTTGCATTTATACGACAAGGTGCCGCGCAAAGGCCGCAAAGTGGCGCATGCGACGATACGTACCGACTCGGAAGCCGCTTACCGGGCCGGCTTACAGCAGTTGGCCGATCTGGCCGCCGCCGCCGACAACTCCTGA